TAGCGTTCTATTAAATCTTAGTCTATGATCACTATATATATATATACTCGTTGTTTTAGCTCCCATATCTAATAATGCATATATTGCTCCCTTTTCTTGTTCCACTCCATGATCCTCTGCTTCTTTCACCTTCTTTTTAAGCTTTGATATTATTTTTACACGTGCTTCTTTTAATTTAAGCTTAATTTTACCTAGCTTACCAGGTTCTTTCCCTTCTTCTAACTGTTCATCCTCTTCTTCATTTTTACTCTTTAAGCTATTTATTCTCTCTCTTAAATATTTATTTAAGGATTTCATGGATGTCGTTAAATCCATAGTAAACAAACTCGAAAAACTAAACTCTGGTACTGCACCATCCTCTTCTTTTCTAAACTCTTTCATATAATTGTTACCCAAAAAATATTTTAACGTTGTGTTTATCAACAAATCTATTGATTTTAAATGCACTCCCAAACATTCCGCTACTTTTATATAATCCCTTATTTGCTCTAACGGCACTGCAACTAGCAATATACGAAGCCTTTCTTCATTATCCACATTTACTTCATCTAGTATCTTATAATCAGTCATGTACTCTGTTAGCTCTATAGGAAAGTATTGTTGTGCTTCAAACTCTATAATTTTCCCTACCTCTTTTTCATCCACCTTAGGAATTTGTATTTCACGAATTACTATATCAGATCCCGACAACACCAACGTCACATCAGCCACTTTTATATCATTTTGCTCAATCGATTTTTGAAGTAAGCTCGCAACCTCTAAAGGATTTAAAACCTTGCCGTCATCGACTAACTCTCGGCCAACAGGGATTATGCTGTGTCCAAACACCTCCAATACTTTATTGTTAAAGTGTCCATAGACAATCTTTATGCTATCACTTCCAAAGTCTATCACCATGTGTGAAGGTTTTATAATATCTTTTATCACTTGTTTTATAGATTTTTTCTTCTTTTCACTGGTTTCCTTGACCTCTTTTTTCTTTTCCATCTTAGAACCTCCCCCCCACCATAATAGTTATATACCAATTTATAATATCATATCCCCAATACATTGCCATAATAGTACCAACACTTATAAAGGGTGCAAAAGGAACTTCTTTTCTTAAATTCTTTTTATTTTTTAAAACTATACAAATTCCATACACTCCTCCCAATAATATCGACATCATAAGTGCTATCATACTAAGTTTATATCCTAATATTATACCTATCGGTATAAATAATTTTATATCACCTAATCCTATTGCTTCATCTGTTTTAAATACTATCCCACCTACCCAAGACATAACGTACAATACTCCAGATGCCAAAAACATTCCAACTACAGGACTATACCACACATCATAAAATAATACCTTACCAAAAAAACTATATATATTCAAAATAACCCCAACGGCTGTTCCTGCAACAACTAATTCATCGGGTATTATCTTATGTTCTAAGTCAATAAAAGCCGTCACAACTAAAATCCCTTCCAACAAAAAACTTCCAACAAACTCTATTGATAATCCATACTTATAAAATGAAATCCATGTCAAAAACCCCATCAATAACTCCACTACTATATATTGTGGTGATATATTACACCCACAGTATCTACATTTACCACATTGACGTACGTAGCTTATCACTGGGATCAAATCCATTGCCTTTAACTCTTGATTGCAATTAACACAATGTGACGAAGGATAAACAATAGACTCTTCTTTTGGTAACCTTACGATCACAACATTCAAAAACGATCCCACTAAAATACCTAACAACACTATCGCTATAGTC
This portion of the Clostridiales bacterium genome encodes:
- a CDS encoding prepilin peptidase, coding for MTIAIVLLGILVGSFLNVVIVRLPKEESIVYPSSHCVNCNQELKAMDLIPVISYVRQCGKCRYCGCNISPQYIVVELLMGFLTWISFYKYGLSIEFVGSFLLEGILVVTAFIDLEHKIIPDELVVAGTAVGVILNIYSFFGKVLFYDVWYSPVVGMFLASGVLYVMSWVGGIVFKTDEAIGLGDIKLFIPIGIILGYKLSMIALMMSILLGGVYGICIVLKNKKNLRKEVPFAPFISVGTIMAMYWGYDIINWYITIMVGGRF
- the pilM gene encoding pilus assembly protein PilM, encoding MEKKKEVKETSEKKKKSIKQVIKDIIKPSHMVIDFGSDSIKIVYGHFNNKVLEVFGHSIIPVGRELVDDGKVLNPLEVASLLQKSIEQNDIKVADVTLVLSGSDIVIREIQIPKVDEKEVGKIIEFEAQQYFPIELTEYMTDYKILDEVNVDNEERLRILLVAVPLEQIRDYIKVAECLGVHLKSIDLLINTTLKYFLGNNYMKEFRKEEDGAVPEFSFSSLFTMDLTTSMKSLNKYLRERINSLKSKNEEEDEQLEEGKEPGKLGKIKLKLKEARVKIISKLKKKVKEAEDHGVEQEKGAIYALLDMGAKTTSIYIYSDHRLRFNRTLLTGGDELDKEISKEMTLSEEDAKNLKLTRGNLVTNENESQLFEDSENFNKALTLAFGNIMNDTSRFLEFYNSRSTEGSIKKIYIYGGASKLRGAKEYMTDFFNIPVEYLENGHYKVSYTGANKDDYELNKRSLVNVIGGLIK